In the genome of Lactuca sativa cultivar Salinas chromosome 3, Lsat_Salinas_v11, whole genome shotgun sequence, the window caatcataatcatatcatataaacaaacaacatgcataatgagccatcagcctgatttgaccgcctcgcagggccatcAATCTACCTGGACTGCTCTCCGAGCCATCGTCACGTCTGGACTgcctctcagggccttcagcctatccggaccgctcgtcgggccttcgacctgactaTTATGCCCTCTCAGGTCTGCAGTCTATTCGGTCCGTGCagggtctgttggccttcagcacacaaagcaggtccgcctTAACCCAACCCCCAAATCAAACGAACATgtacacataaatatcatacactagcatatatataacagtcaaaccgatctaacacaTCACTAATCAtggcaacatcctataaccagtataccgacctaaccgatcactaacatagcattatcaTATATACCTGGATACCGAcctaccaggtcactaagcatatcaccatcctaactaccaggatgcaaatcagtaaacatatcatgcaataaactcggatacaaatctgaaaggaccgacattggtgccttagaccctgttgatatagtgagaagaactcacctcacaagtagcttgGAGTGATAATGTCAAACTCCTTCAAATACAACTCTAACTCCAACACCTACATCCACtaatgatccacttccataaattcccaaattaataaaatacccccaaaagtcaaactggtcaacccttagtcaaagtcaaagtcaacggtcaaggtcaacagttcatgttgacccaactcgtcgagtgtagctcGCTGACTTTTCGAGTCCTTCCAGATTTCGAGAAATCGTGAAAATCGTAGCTGGCTCGTCaagtttccagacaactcgttgagtccatatgtgtccaaatgtcgggaaaaccctaactgactcgtcgattTGTCttgctaactcgccgagtccatgcagaaacccACAACGACTAATCTtcattcgactcgtcgagttgaccatgcaactcgtcgagtcccttcggtCCATTTCTCATCAAGacgtttttaagctaccccaaagctccaaattgcagatataacctcctagggcatggtttccgcgtaaagttgcaaactttacgtatatgcatggtcctaaatgccaaaaccaaactAAGGGAAAGGTTTAACCCAAGGAGAAAGGCCAAGGCTTGCTAAATCTGCTAACTTTATGACTATAGGGACATAGAGGAGCccaaatctgaagttacaacttcagatcatgacCGATACccgaaatgttttacaaatataCTAAAAATGGTCTTAAACCCAAGAAAAAGGGGATGTAATGctagaatgatcaaggtaacagcttgttaccttcaaatggaTGCCCAAACAttgtagatgttggatctacaagctccttcccATTCCAAGCTTCTCAACCTTCTAACTTCTTCAACAAAATACACCAAATCACTCTTTTAGTCTCACAAGCTCAAGGAAACAACAAAtgatggctagggtttcttctctgGGTAATGAAGTGGTAAGGGAGACCACAAGTGGCTGATTAAGTGCTTTATATAggggtcaaaccctaaaaattagggtttcattttccagctcctactcgtcgagtcggggtcctCCAAATCTTCGATTAGCCCTCATAAATCATGCATCCTGATCCacttctacacgacgagttgggggcaaccaactcgtcgagtaggtctaagAATATGACTTTAagcttttaaattatatatctgggagtcgggatgttacacacaAAAGATGAAAACCTTATTTATTCCTTTTCTCTTTTATGCAAACATAAGAGAAAATAGCAAATATATAACAAACTTGAAAAGAATTGAGTTATTGATACGCACGAAAAGGAGTAGCGGCTGCGATATGTCTGctaattttttagggttttagatttTACAGGATTGAGTTATTACGATATAAATTAATATTAAACTTGTTTCTATggtttgtttaaaaaaattaattaatttccaAACGAAGTCTACTTGTTTCAAAGTTTTAAAGATTAAAGAAAAGTGATAAAGGCTTTGGTGTTTAGTTATCTTATGTGGGCTTTAAATGGACTATATATGTAATACATAAATTAAGAGACTTAGGGGGGGGAGGTCAACACCCGCATGCCCCCCTATTGTCTCCACCACTGATCGTGAGTATTCATAATTTGCACAGCAAGACAACCTTCGATATTACCAGAAAATCCTCAAACGGTGTTTGGACCAACATTTCTAAGGTGGTGAAATCCATCTCCAATACAAAGATTGAGGGAAACAACATCTTCACTctcattcctaactctggtgttAAAGTTATTTTCTGGAAAGATGTTCGGTGCGGTCAAATCCTATTTCAACTCAAATTTCCTCACTTGTATTCCATCGAATCGGTGAAATGTTGTTCACTGGAGGATCAAATTTCTAGCAATGGTTTCTCTTTGATGTGGAAGTTTGAGCCGATGGGTGGTGATGAATTAAATGGACTCCTTCAATTGTAAAAAGATATTGGTGAGATGGATATCATGAGCAATTCTAAGAACGGGTTTAAATGTAATTTAAACCCCAATGGGGAATACACAATCCAAATCATGAGAAGGGCACTAGAATCAGTATCGATTTCTTTTAACAGACGTAAAATCTGTTGGGTGAAGATAATCCCACTAAAGGTGCGATGTTTCATATGGAAGACGTCACTGATAGAATTCTGGTGTCGGATGCTTTGGCAATTAGAGGATTAACCTTCCTAACACTCTTTGCCCACTGTGCAATATGGAGATAGAATAACTGATCACCTTCTTATTACCTGTGAGTACTCTAAAGTTGTACAAGAATGGATTTTCAAATGGTGTGGGAGTCAACACGAGTTTTTCTGGGGTTAGAGACTTCATCAATTTTGCAGTTGCGTGGGGGAATTGTCCTAGAAAAAAGTTGATCATAAGTATGGTGTTTTACTGTTTTATTTGGAACATTTGGATTGTCAGAAataacaaggttttcaaaaaaATCGGTGTGCCTCTGATAAAAGTTGCCGACAACATTATCTCTTTATCATAGGTATGGTGTAAATACAAAATCAATTCGGGTTGTGGAACTTGGGTCGATTGGAGTATTTCGCTTTTTATCCATCTATCATAATTATCTCATTTTCATAGTTTTTAATTTCAtctattgtattttattttttcctTGCATAGTTTCTTGCTAGCTTATGCATTTAATGAATATTTATTGATTCCAAAAAAATGCATAAATGGTAGAGAGGAtacattatacaaaaaaaaaataccaatacAAGATATATTTAACATGTAACTGAGGAAAACTAAGCATTCAAAATGGTGTATTGGGAGAGCCAAACATTTGCCTTATTAAAGTAAACCCATCATTTTTTgacaaaattttttaaaaataaaatccagtgatttttttcttttgttttattgAACCATAATTAGTCGACAACTTCCGAGTATTTACCTGACGAATAATTACAAAATCTATGACGCGCAATGGTAGCTATTAAGACACgctttttattaatttaatcacACCCCTCAACTTATACAACTTATTCACTCAACCTCCCTATAAATAATTCCCCAAAACACACAATTTTCAACACAAAGATTTCATTACAACTTTATCAATACATCAATGGCATCATCAATTCTCCTTCATTCCCCATTCCTTCCATCTCAACCACACCTCTCCAACCGAAAAACCCGACATCCTAAATCTCAAACAAAATTCACAGTTCTTGCAACAAAAAATGACGCCAGTGGTCATTTGGTGGATCAAAACATGATCATCCTGAGAAAGAGAATTCACGAGACAAAGATGGTGGAGAACAACAATGAGCTACCTTCTAACTGGATGGAGTGGGAGAAAAGGTATTACAAAAACTACGATGCGTATGTTTATGAAGTGGTGGGAGTAATACAATCGGGATTAATGAATACTAGACCTAGTTTGGCTATTGCCTTGATGGCTCTAATCACATTAAGTTTTCCGGTGTCAACTTTTGTGCTTGTTTCTAATGCTATGGAGATTACTAAGGAGGTCTTGAGTGGAATATTGCATTAAACAAATTTTAAGGAGTAATGCATGAAATGTTCTAGATATACTATTATATCAGTGTGGGATAGGTTTTTATTTGTTATAAAAACAAAATTGTTGATATCAACATAGCGTTTATTTTTATCATAATTTTTCAGTTATGATTGAAGCTTGACTTAGTTTTAAGGTAACTTTATATGAACTCTATATATTAGCAATAAAACATGTTCATGTATAAATTGTGTAACTCGTACTAATCAAATGTGAAAAATGGAAATACTCTTTTCTTTGGTTTACACGAGAAATTATGTATACATTCATAAATACATATGTTTACATGTATATATGTACACTTTGAAAGTTACAATAAAGATTTGGATTCATCGCTTAAAGACGTTTTAcgattattattttcttttgaatAACAGTAATGATATTATGATATAACATTAATTATAAGTGAAATAAAAAAGTCAACAAAATACTGATTTTGACATCAAACCTagttcaaaaatataaaataacatataaaaaatgGTTAAATATTACAAGACAATGTATCGTACGctctattaaattaaaataagtaATAAATAACACTTGATTATTTATATCTAAGTGACATTGTTTGCATGACATATCATAATTCTCATGAATTTTTCAATTTTACGGCGTAACTTTAGAATATTATCATGACAATATCTAAGATAAAATATAGATATGTTATTTTCGTACAAATGTCATAGTTATTACTTGTATATATTTAACTTAATCGGCTAGCAACTTAAAGAAAACATCTTTCTTACAAGTTAATAATTTAAACATAGTATAAAAGTTTTAATAGCTTAAGTAGAACTAAAAAGAAAAATGGGTTATTTTTCTATATTCTTTACCGTTATTTCATTTCTACAAATGATATGATAATTAACTTTATTTAAATATGCTATAAAAACTTTCAATAGCTTATGTAGagttaataaaaaaaatcttattcTTTCTATAGCCTTTACTGTTGTTTCACTTCTACATATGATATaacaattgaaaaactttttataGGAGAATTTGATATATCAAAAGTTCAAAACATGAGCCCACACATTTAATCTGattcttattttgtaactacaATTCCTGTATAAAAATGATGATTTTGTAgcattaaatataatttaaactCAATTACATACTAAAACATCAAATTAAAAAGTATATATTTagattttaataataaaacttataTATTTAATCTTAAATTTTCAGGGCCGGCCCATACATCAAGTGAACGGGTTGATCCGAGAGGTTCCCGAATCTTAAAATCCACCCAAATTCGAGTCTATCACATCATCCCGCTCCGAATCTGATCGCCattttcaatttttcatatataccACAAACTCTCAAACTAGCAGAGGTAACACAATCTGATTCTTCCTGATGTTAAGTGTGTATGCATCATTTGTTATTGATTTTTGTTGCTCCATTTAATCATTTGTAAAACCCTAGTTTCATCATCAATCCCACGGAAACGGCGATATCAGTTGTCAAACTGACAATTTGTTGTTCGGATAAAAATGCATCCGGTGTTAATTGGATCACATGGTAACATGAAGACGATGAAAGAAGATTTATTAAGCGCGGTGGTTCCACTGCTAAAGCTTCTATCAATAGCTGTTTTGGGGTTAATACTTGCTCAACGCAAAACCCAAATCATCCCCAAAGCCACATTCAAGCTACTTAGCAAGCTGGTATTCGCTCTCTTTTTACCCTGCCTTATATTCATCGACTTAGGTCGATCCATTACCCTCCATAACCTTGTTATTTGGTGGTTCATCCCTGTCAATGTATTAATCAGCACGGTTTTAGGGTTTATGTTGGGCGTTATAGTTGTGTTACTGTGTAAGCCTCCTCCACAGTTTGTGAAATTCACCATTATCATGACTGCTTGTGGGAACACAGGTAATCTCCCGATTGCTATCTTGGGTTCCCTTTGTCATACTCGTGATAATCCTTTTGGACCAAATTGTCACCAGAAAGGTGTTGCGTATGTTTCTTTAGCTCAATGGGTATCTGTGCTTCTTGTCTACACGCTTGTTTATTACATGATGGAACCTCCCATGGAGTACTACGAGACCATTGAAGAGGACAACATTGAAAATGGCAATGGAGATACCAGGCCTCTTGTTGTTGAAGCTGAATGGCCAGGCATTGATGAAACTGAAATTTCAAGAAACCCATCTATTGACAAAACCTTTAAAACCTCACAATCCTCTGAGGAAACCAGTAGAGAAGCCATAGGGTGTTTTGCAGAGCCTAAAACTGTCAGAAAGATGATGGTTGTTGCAGAAAAGACTCCAATTCAGAACATTTTTCAGCCTCCAATACTAGCTTCTCTTCTAGCTATAATCATAGGGTCAATCCCTCAAGTCAAATCTTTTGTTTTTGGACATGATGCTCCTCTTGGTTTCATAACAGACAGCTTAGAGATATTAGGTGGTGCCATGGTGCCTTCTGTTATGCTTGTTTTGGGTGGTGTTCTTGCTGAAGGACCAAATGACTCCAAACTTGGACTCAAAACCACCATTGGTGTCACTGTTGCTAGATTATTAGTGCTTCCAGTTTTAGGAATTGGAGTTGTAGCTTTAGCTGATAAGATGCATCTTCTTGTAGCTGATGATTCTATGTACAGATATGTGCTTTTGTTGCAGTATGCAACCCCAAGTGCCATTCTTTTGGGAGCTGTTGCTAGAATGAGAGGCTATGCTGTTAGTGAGTCATCAACACTTCTGTTTTGGCAACATATATTTGCTCTCTTTTCGCTTTCTTTTTACATATTCATCTACTCTCAACTTGCGTCACTTGTTTGAAGCAAGTGTTTGTACATATACATGTATAAATACATATCGTATCGGATTTCCTTATGAGTTTGGAAACCCATAATGTTAATAGTGTTTTGGAGTTTTGTTAAGATGATTTAAGCTATGCTTCATGATATGATGTGTTGGGATTTTTATGAAACACAAAATGTTTAGGGTCCCGATTCCCACGAACAATATTCCAAAGAAAGATTGTAAATAAACAACCATGTATAAATACGAACAAATCGAAAAGAAAACATTTGTTTTAAACATGATTCCACTATCGAGGATATAGTGTATGTCCACAAGAGAAGATGAGATGTTTTATTCCAAACGAGAACCAAAATTGAGCAATTACAAAACACGAAACCTAGTAGCAATATATTGCTATGGTGTAACCCTCTAAGAACATCAACATAAACATATTCCATGATCCTATAGCAATAGGGTAAGTGGGAGGTAGATGTATACAGTCATGTCTCCATGTGGCTGTTTTCAGCAAAAGACCTCTGACATAAGAGAAACATGAACTTGAAATCGTACAATCATGTAGAGAGTAAGGCCGTGGAAACACTATATAGAGGCATGAAAACTAAAGCATAGCTCAAAGTGGCTACAAGTAATAAAATGGTAAAGATGAGAAAGTGGTAGCAAGTAACTATTAGATGAGAGTCACACTCTtataagaaagaaaaacaaagaaCTAATAATCTACTCAACTATCTTGATTTTAAGCCTCTGTACCCCTCTATATGAGGTCATGTCTTCGGAGATGGCCAACTCCTTCATCAGGTGTATGCTATGCATCCACTTGAGTCACGTATTTCAAAACAGGGGTAATATGGGAAATCAAGAAAATAAAGAGCATCTTCTTAGTGGAGGGGTAATTTAGGAATTTTACTTTGTTACGTACACCATGACACCAATTATAGAAAACGAATGTGATCGAAATAACGGTCAACCAAGATATCAACGAACAACATTGAAACAAATATTGTAAACAACTGAATATAAATCCTAACCGATCGAAagggaaaaataataataataataataacataaatttAAAGTTGCAAGTAGACTATCATGTTAATGAAATGGAAATAAAGCACCATGTTTAGTAAGAAAGGGGATTTTGGTCTTATTTTATTGTAAAGATATGCTCAAATTTGcaatatattttgtttttgatTTTGCAGGAGAAAACGAAAATGATTGAATGCACCCAAACTGTATATGACGATCTTTAAATGTCGATCACACTTTTCCAGAATTGCATGAAGATAGCGTAACTGCGTAAGGTAGTTCTTGAGGGTCTGTGTGAAGTCAAACCTCCTCATAAAGATAAAGGCCTCTAAGGGTATGCAGTCATGCAGAGATGCATTTAATTATCTATTTTGAAAATTTGTGCTTGGATTTATGTTGACCTTGTTGGGACCATGAATTTGAATTAATTTCGTAATTAGTCAAATTGGACGTGTCAAAGATAATCTTGGCCTTGGGTGTCTGAATCTTGCTAAAACATGTTGATAATCTGGTCTGCTTCACTGATAGGTTTCTATTGGTTATTGGTCAAAACTTTTGAAAATATGGAGAAAGTCAAACCATGTAAATTGTGGAGAAATTCAAGACAAGTTAGAATTTTATAATCTTTTCTTCCTTACTCATGAATACTAACTCATACATCAACTCGTGTGGCATCTACTCCCTTCTAACATAACCCATCATCTCCTCCATATTATTTAGCAATGgtaatttattataatatttctCAATTTATAATTATTTCTAATTTGTGATAACATTTAATATTTTCTTATtctctccgtcccaaaattattgttcatctttcctttttggtttgtccaaAAATAATAACCCATTTCTATTAATAAACTTTctctttaccaaaatacccttcattaTTACTaataaatttaaacatttaaTGAGTGCATTAAATGGAAGAAAGGATAAAGTAGTCATTTTATAGATAAAATAAGTGGTAATTATTGTTTTTTAATCTGTGTAAATCTTGTCTCTGCACAATAATTTTGAGACAAAGAAACTATATACTTTTGTAATGGAAACTAGGGTCAGCCACATTATTTTGCGTTTTCGTAATTTATGAATAGGTGTTACAAGCAAAAAAAAATGATCATTTTCAAGAAGTATACTCCCATTTTGTCAACTTTAGACTATTCACATtgctaaaaaaaattattgttggGTTGATaggttaataataataaaaaaagtaaaaacaaCCCAACCATACACCAAATATGTCTTTGTATCAAACATCATTCACTctattttttattaattgttttccccagtatttaataaataaagtaaatatatgatttctttataaaatttaatttaaaaaaataagaaaaccaTATACAATCAAATTAGATTTTTCTTATCATACCTCTTCTAGGTATGTGtactataaaaaaatataaaaatcttatctaattttttttctataaataaattataatatcGACTTATTTTCGTATCCAATTATGATTTTTTATTTCTAAAGTTGTAAACGAACCAAACGTTCAACGAACCGTTCGTGAACGGTTCTACAGAAAATTCGTTTATAttcattttattaataaattagataaaaaagaattattttaataatttttatttgaataaaaagaactacaaattatatttatttaataaaaaatgattttgattGGGTTGTTAATGAGAATGAAAGTTTGGATTTAGTTGGGTTGTATAAGTTTCGAAAaaagaaattaattttttaatgaaTAGTTGGGTTGGTGGAATGTCCCAAAAATAACGACATAAAATTTTTGTTTATCAAataaataaatcgttaatacatatcaTTTCCATAAAACCATGGTAATCAAGATTTagcaaaacatcatcaaatcaaaGTAAATCACAGAATGCGGAAAACATGTAGTGTGTGTCTTGCAACCATCCCGAGCTTttccatttgaaaaccgaagtacctgaaacataactgaaaactgtaagtacaaaacttaatgagtttccccaagataccacataccatacatatcatataacgggCCCCGACCacactcgcataatgggcccaGCCCAATGagatatcccccccccccccccccggcccACTAAGcatataaccatataatcatataacatctaaacAGATGCGAAAATCACAAAGATAGTAGCATACTGCAcaatcatcgggccccgcccacatataaatcatatatgcatAACCCGATACTAGCATATAGAATAACCATCAGGTCCCGCCTAGtaagcatacaaacacatacatatgCAAGAGTCACATAGACATCTAACACTCTACATAGcaaaccatgggccgacattggtgccttcgacccgctaaacataatgaggaaactcaccttgcactgccgaATCATATAAAAAATCCCTGGCTGCAAGCTGACAAATTCCCgaactataaaaaaaatcaaaacaacacCTAATCAACTTTAGGGTCCCAATCCATATTCATAAATCCATTACTAGGgtaaatgaccaatttacccctcACGTAGTTTGGACCAAGACTTACACCCAAACCATATAATCTACAAGGACCAAATACCAAAAACCATCTAAGGCCCAAtccatggcctaattttccaaattgggcccaaacccattGTAGGCATTCTCAAAATAATTATTAGTCCAAAACCTGATGGCCCGGTAGGGCCCAAGACAACTAAGCCCAAAAAATGACCCAAATCGAAGCCCAATATACAAAATCCCTCTtgactgagtacgccccgcgtacttagtggtacgctgagcgtacgcacTAGAAGCTCAGTACACCCCGCATATGAGAAGGTACGCCGCGCATACTGACCCTGCCCACAACCAACCTAGAAAacgtattaatccattaagataagACATCCAAAACCTCAGAATAGCTAAGTATAAATGACttgatccataaagtcgaaggCTTAATGAAGCCCAACCACCAAAGATGAATTCCAAAggtcaaaatcactccaaatgtcttaaaaacttcttaataccttaagaccttAGTCCAAACTCCTAGATCTGATTCAAAGGGatttcttaagtcataaagttcatgactttatgacttatcatgacttaatgggacccaaatcaAAATCCTAAGTCCCAAGCTTCACCAAAAgactaccaaatcatgcatggatggtttatactcatcaagatccatactttatgactccataaccctAACAAAGGCCAAATATGAAGctcaaaggttctggagtaacttctactcacaagaaccaccacAAAGGGACCAAAATCATAACAAAGTGCCACGTATCTAGATCTACAAGAAAGAGTTGTCAAggttaagactttatacctccagaagttaGATCTAGGTGAACAAAGCTTGGATCTAAAAGCTCCAAGTCAAGCAATGACTCTTCAAGAAGTTACTTTTTCCTCCTcaagcaccaaaaacacacataaatcacttgaaactcaaaaatcactcaaatgggggctaagggtcgatttctagggtttagagggatggaggttgaagatattagggttaggttatgagataaagAGCTTAaaagggtccaagaccctaaaatagggtttggtTCTGATTGGATTACGCCCAACATATATATGGTACACCTAGCGTACTCCATAGAGCATCCATGATCATCCTGttcagtatgcccaacgtacgccaAGGTACGCCCCATGTAATGACATTTTCactagtacgccccgcatacccgactaAACCTTAAAACCAccaaacttccgaaggccataactttttcattttaagtccgtttccgacgatccttatatccacggaaaggtaacgagaagctctacacttctataaGCTCATAGTTGCCTTAAAACTTCCAGAACTAAAACttaatttccataaaagcctGAACCGacactttaccaaaatacccctaggctccaaaacatGAACCGAACACCGGATCACTTCAAATACATCACTTGCACCCAAATGGGCCAAGATCTCACCTTTTCAAATgccctaatccttatgatgaccgaTCTTCTTCCCACAACCTCACATTAAGAATCGATTCggaactgggtgttacaactctcccccacttaacttcgatttcatcctcgaaatcattccttaccatccccgGTATGATAGAAAACATGTGCAACATGGCCATAACCCCGAGTATACCACAACCTTCCCAAGGCAATCAGAACCAACCCTTGTAGGGCTCTTCAACCCGAAGATGAACGAATCCTTTC includes:
- the LOC111912569 gene encoding uncharacterized protein LOC111912569, encoding MASSILLHSPFLPSQPHLSNRKTRHPKSQTKFTVLATKNDASGHLVDQNMIILRKRIHETKMVENNNELPSNWMEWEKRYYKNYDAYVYEVVGVIQSGLMNTRPSLAIALMALITLSFPVSTFVLVSNAMEITKEVLSGILH
- the LOC111912584 gene encoding protein PIN-LIKES 2 is translated as MHPVLIGSHGNMKTMKEDLLSAVVPLLKLLSIAVLGLILAQRKTQIIPKATFKLLSKLVFALFLPCLIFIDLGRSITLHNLVIWWFIPVNVLISTVLGFMLGVIVVLLCKPPPQFVKFTIIMTACGNTGNLPIAILGSLCHTRDNPFGPNCHQKGVAYVSLAQWVSVLLVYTLVYYMMEPPMEYYETIEEDNIENGNGDTRPLVVEAEWPGIDETEISRNPSIDKTFKTSQSSEETSREAIGCFAEPKTVRKMMVVAEKTPIQNIFQPPILASLLAIIIGSIPQVKSFVFGHDAPLGFITDSLEILGGAMVPSVMLVLGGVLAEGPNDSKLGLKTTIGVTVARLLVLPVLGIGVVALADKMHLLVADDSMYRYVLLLQYATPSAILLGAVARMRGYAVSESSTLLFWQHIFALFSLSFYIFIYSQLASLV